From the Streptomyces pluripotens genome, one window contains:
- a CDS encoding histidine phosphatase family protein translates to MPTLILVRHGRSTANTSGVLAGWTPGVALDERGAAQAAALPGRLAGLPISEVVTSPLQRCRETVQPLLQARPELRLHTDERIGECHYGDWSGRKLAELQDEPLMEVVQAHPSAAAFPGGESMRAMQTRAAEAVREWNARVARDHGADAVYLLCSHGDIIKSLIAEALGLHLDLFQRISVEPCSITAIRYTRLRPFLVRLGDTGDFASLAPREEPGEGDAPVGGGAGAP, encoded by the coding sequence ATGCCCACGCTGATCCTCGTAAGGCACGGACGTTCCACCGCCAACACCTCCGGCGTGCTCGCTGGGTGGACACCAGGCGTCGCCCTGGACGAGCGCGGCGCCGCACAGGCCGCCGCGCTGCCCGGCCGGCTCGCGGGCCTGCCGATCTCCGAGGTCGTCACCAGCCCGCTTCAGCGCTGCCGGGAGACGGTACAGCCGCTGCTCCAGGCCCGCCCGGAACTGCGCCTTCACACTGATGAGCGTATCGGGGAGTGCCACTATGGCGACTGGTCCGGCCGCAAGCTCGCCGAACTGCAGGACGAACCGCTGATGGAGGTCGTGCAGGCGCACCCGTCGGCCGCCGCGTTCCCCGGCGGGGAGTCCATGCGGGCCATGCAGACCCGCGCTGCCGAAGCCGTACGCGAGTGGAACGCGCGCGTGGCGCGCGATCACGGTGCCGACGCCGTCTACCTCCTGTGTTCCCACGGCGACATCATCAAGTCACTCATCGCCGAAGCCCTCGGACTCCACCTCGACCTCTTCCAGCGGATTTCGGTGGAACCATGCTCCATCACCGCGATCCGCTACACCCGGCTCAGGCCGTTCCTGGTCCGCCTCGGCGACACCGGGGACTTCGCCTCGCTCGCTCCGCGCGAGGAGCCGGGCGAGGGCGACGCACCGGTCGGGGGTGGTGCGGGCGCACCGTGA
- the corA gene encoding magnesium/cobalt transporter CorA, giving the protein MIVDCAVYRDGHRAEGPEDLSEALTGARAAGGFVWIGLHEPSAREFDLVTEGFGLHPLAVEDALKAHQRPKLEVYDDSLFMVLKPVVYDPESDTVSAGEVMVFAGDCFVVTVRHGEGAPLAAVRRRLEAEPEMLGKGPTAVLYAISDATVDHYLEVATELQTDLEELEAEVFRPEGGGSRNTASRIYTFKRQVLEFRRATGPLAPPLARLAGAGPLGGTVPFVHDKARPFFRDVGDHLTRVNESVEALDRLVSDILSAHLAQMSVRQNDDMRKISAWAAMAAVPTMIAGVYGMNFDRMPELHWVWSYPAVIVVMAVLEVLLYRLFKQRGWL; this is encoded by the coding sequence ATGATCGTGGACTGCGCCGTCTACCGAGACGGGCACCGTGCCGAGGGGCCGGAGGACCTGTCCGAGGCGCTCACCGGTGCGCGCGCGGCGGGCGGCTTCGTGTGGATCGGGCTGCACGAGCCGTCCGCGCGGGAGTTCGACCTGGTCACCGAGGGGTTCGGGCTGCATCCGCTGGCCGTCGAGGACGCGCTCAAGGCACATCAGCGGCCGAAACTGGAGGTGTACGACGACTCGCTGTTCATGGTGCTCAAACCGGTCGTGTACGACCCGGAGAGCGACACCGTCTCGGCCGGCGAGGTCATGGTCTTCGCCGGCGACTGCTTCGTGGTGACCGTCCGACACGGTGAGGGCGCGCCACTGGCCGCCGTACGGCGTCGACTGGAGGCCGAGCCGGAGATGCTCGGCAAGGGCCCCACCGCGGTGCTGTACGCGATCTCCGACGCCACCGTCGACCACTATCTGGAGGTGGCGACCGAGCTGCAGACGGACCTGGAGGAACTGGAGGCCGAGGTATTCCGGCCGGAGGGCGGCGGCTCACGCAACACCGCGTCCCGGATCTACACCTTCAAGCGGCAAGTCCTTGAGTTCCGCCGGGCCACCGGGCCGCTGGCGCCGCCGCTGGCCCGGCTGGCCGGTGCCGGCCCGCTGGGCGGCACGGTGCCCTTTGTGCACGACAAGGCGCGGCCGTTCTTCCGGGACGTGGGCGACCACCTCACGCGCGTGAACGAGTCCGTCGAGGCGCTGGACCGGCTGGTGTCGGACATTCTCTCGGCCCATCTGGCGCAAATGAGCGTGCGGCAGAACGACGACATGCGGAAGATCTCCGCGTGGGCGGCAATGGCCGCGGTCCCCACCATGATCGCAGGGGTCTACGGCATGAACTTCGACCGCATGCCCGAGCTGCACTGGGTGTGGTCGTACCCGGCGGTGATCGTGGTGATGGCGGTGCTGGAGGTGCTGCTGTACCGGCTGTTCAAGCAACGCGGCTGGCTGTGA